The Acidimicrobiales bacterium DNA segment TGATGGGTTCGCCACATCGCCTTGCGGCCGGCATCGTCCGCAGCGCGCGCGTTGATCTCGGCGACCTTCGCGGCGAATCTCGCCTCGAGGTCGGCATCATCTCGATCGACCGCATGAGCCATACGACCCATGTCGGCCGATCGGTCACGATGCTGAGGTTGACAATCCCTGAGGAGTCGCCAGCGTGTCGGCGACGTGGATCAGGCCAGGCGCCCGCGCAGGGTGTCGAGGAACTCGCCCCGGTGACGGTCGAGTTGTTCGTCGACCTGCGCCGGGGTGAGACCGTTGACGTGGATGCGCACGTTCACCGTGTCGCAGTGGGCGGCCTCGAGGAAATCGCCGAGCCGCTCGGCCGCCTCGCCGGCGGTGGGGGCTGCGATCAGCTGGTCGCCGTCCCAGTTCTTCTTGGCCGCATCCGGCGCGTAGGAGTGGTAGTGCGCCATCTGCGCCGCCATCTCCTCGTTGGGCGGATCACCGATCCACACTCGGCGAATGGCGATACGGGCCCCCGTGCCACCGGCCTCGGTGTAGATGTCGTTGAGCTTCGCGGTGAGCGGCGCGGGGGCGAGGCTGTCGTAGAGGATGCCGATGCCGAGACGGGCCGCTCGCCTCACCGCGCCCGGGCTCTGGGCCGCGACCACCATGGGCATCGGATCGGTGGCGGTGCGGGCGATGGCCCGGTCCGCCGCCAGCGGCGTGTCGTCGGTGCCCCGCAACGCAGCCACCGTGCGAGGGAGCGAGTCCTTGAAGCGCTCGATGATCTCGTCGAAGGGCACCTCGGCCAGCTCGAAGTCGACCGGCAGTGCGCCGGCGGCGAACCCGGCCCCGACACGGCCGGGATACGCGGCGGCGAGCCAGGCGAGATCCTCGGCGACGAGGGCGTAGGGCTTCATCGGCAGCAGGAGCGGACACGGCGCCGCCCAGCCGCTCGGCATGGCATCGAGCAGGAACCCGGCCAGCTGGGTCGGGTTGGGCAGGTAGCCGGGGAAGTCGGCGTGGTGTTCGCTGACCATCACGCCGTCGTAGCCGATCTCGGCGCCACGGGCGGCCTGCCCGCGGATCAGCGCCAGTTGTTGGACCGCATCGACGTCGTGGGGGTAGAGCCGAAGGGAAACCGAGCCGTTGGCGAGCGGTGGGTTCATCATCAGAGGCGTTCGATGATGGTGACGTTGGCCTGACCGCCGCCCTCGCACATGGTCTGCAGGCCGTAGCGGCCGCCGGTGCGCTCGAGCTCGTGCAGCAGCGTGGTCATCAGCTTGGCGCCGGTGGCGCCGAGTGGGTGACCGAGGGCGATGGCCCCGCCGTTGACGTTGACCTTCTCATGGGGGATGTCGTGCTCCTTCATCCACGCGAGCGGCACCGGCGCGAACGCCTCGTTGCACTCGAAGAGGTCGAAGTCGTCGATCTTCATCCCGCTCTTCTCGAGCGCGTACGCCGTGGCGGGGATGGGCCCGGTGAGCATGTAGATCGGGTCGTCGCCCCGTACCGACATGTGATGGATGCGGGCCCGGGGCGTGAGATCGTGGTCCTTCAGCGCCTGCTCGGAGGCGATCAGCAGCGCGGCCGAGGCATCGCAGATCTGGCTGGCGCACGCCGCGGTGAGGCGGCCCCCTTCGACCAGCGGCGAGAGCTGCTGCATCTTCTCGAGCGAGCCGCCACGGCGAGGGGTCTCGTCCATCGTCACGTCGCCGATCGGTTCGATCTCACGATCCAGACGACCTTCGTCGATCGCCCGGATGGCCCGTTCATGGCTCTCGAACGCGAAGCGCTCGCACTCGTCGCGGCTGATGTCCCACTTCTCGGCGATCATCTCGGCCCCACGGAACTGCGAGACCTCCTGGGTGCCGTAGCGATCGACCCAACCGGTCGAGCCGGAGAACGGGTCCTCGAACCCGAGCTCGCCCGCCAGTGTCATCGCCGACGAGATCGGGATCTGTGACATCTGCTGCACACCGCCCGCCACGACCAGGTCCTGCACACCCGCCATGATGCCCATCGCCGCGAAACTCACCGCCTGCTGGCCGGAGCCGCACTGGCGATCCACGGTCGTGCCGGGCACGGCCTCGGGCATACCGGCGGCGAGCCACGCGGTGCGGGCGATGTCGCCGGCTTGGCCGCCGACCGAGTCGACATTGCCGAACACGACGTCCTCGACCGCCTCGGGGTCGATGCCGGTGCGGGCGATCAGCGCGGTGATGGCC contains these protein-coding regions:
- a CDS encoding LLM class flavin-dependent oxidoreductase, whose translation is MNPPLANGSVSLRLYPHDVDAVQQLALIRGQAARGAEIGYDGVMVSEHHADFPGYLPNPTQLAGFLLDAMPSGWAAPCPLLLPMKPYALVAEDLAWLAAAYPGRVGAGFAAGALPVDFELAEVPFDEIIERFKDSLPRTVAALRGTDDTPLAADRAIARTATDPMPMVVAAQSPGAVRRAARLGIGILYDSLAPAPLTAKLNDIYTEAGGTGARIAIRRVWIGDPPNEEMAAQMAHYHSYAPDAAKKNWDGDQLIAAPTAGEAAERLGDFLEAAHCDTVNVRIHVNGLTPAQVDEQLDRHRGEFLDTLRGRLA
- a CDS encoding acetyl-CoA C-acetyltransferase, which produces MTDASRSDAYIVDAVRTPTGKRGGGLSHLHPADLGAAAITALIARTGIDPEAVEDVVFGNVDSVGGQAGDIARTAWLAAGMPEAVPGTTVDRQCGSGQQAVSFAAMGIMAGVQDLVVAGGVQQMSQIPISSAMTLAGELGFEDPFSGSTGWVDRYGTQEVSQFRGAEMIAEKWDISRDECERFAFESHERAIRAIDEGRLDREIEPIGDVTMDETPRRGGSLEKMQQLSPLVEGGRLTAACASQICDASAALLIASEQALKDHDLTPRARIHHMSVRGDDPIYMLTGPIPATAYALEKSGMKIDDFDLFECNEAFAPVPLAWMKEHDIPHEKVNVNGGAIALGHPLGATGAKLMTTLLHELERTGGRYGLQTMCEGGGQANVTIIERL